The following are from one region of the Staphylococcus argenteus genome:
- the sbnF gene encoding staphyloferrin B biosynthesis protein SbnF, translating to MIVVETRFIHIYQIQFVITRRYRIVNNTINNVILDRVKTRVMQQLVSSLIYENIVVYKESYREAVHHFTIEGNGSEYHFTAKNAHSFDRICLTSPVTRIVGNDITETTDYAQLLREALFTFPKDDEKLEQFIIELLQTELKDTQSLHFREEHPPAKPKTFNDFEFYAMEGHRYHPSYKSRLGFTLSDNLNYGPDFVPEIKLQWLAIDKDKVESTVSQNIAVNDLLRQQLGDATYQCFVDEIEKSGKGIEDVEIIPVHPWQFEHVIQVELAEEWLNGTVLWLGESDEVYHPQQSIRTMSPTDTSKYYLKVPISITNTSTKRVLAPHTIENAAQITDWLKHIQQKDTYLSDDLKTVFLGEVLGQSYLNTQLSSYKQTEIYGALGVIWRENIYHMLNDEEEAIPFNALYASDKDDVPLIESWIKSYGAEAWMKQFLSVAVRPMIHMLYYHGIAFESHAQNMMLIHKNGWPTRIALKDFHDGVRFKREHLSETASHLKLKPMPEAHKKVNSNSFIETDDERLVRDFLHDAFFFINIAEIILFIEKQYGIDENLQWQWVKAIIDSYQEAFPELNNYQHFDLFEPTIQVEKLTTRRLLNDSELRIHHVTNPLGIGGSVNATTIPEK from the coding sequence ATGATTGTGGTGGAAACCCGATTTATACACATATACCAAATCCAATTTGTCATAACAAGGAGGTATCGTATTGTGAATAATACCATTAATAACGTAATTCTTGACCGTGTTAAAACTAGAGTAATGCAGCAACTTGTATCATCACTTATTTATGAAAATATTGTTGTATATAAGGAATCATATCGAGAGGCTGTGCATCATTTTACAATAGAAGGAAATGGTTCTGAATATCATTTTACTGCTAAAAATGCACATAGTTTTGATCGTATATGTCTAACATCACCAGTTACACGTATTGTAGGAAATGATATTACCGAGACAACAGATTATGCGCAATTATTAAGAGAAGCTTTGTTTACATTCCCTAAAGATGATGAAAAGTTAGAACAATTTATCATTGAGTTATTACAAACAGAGTTGAAAGATACGCAAAGTTTGCATTTTCGCGAAGAACATCCACCAGCGAAACCTAAAACATTCAATGATTTCGAATTTTATGCTATGGAGGGTCACCGATATCATCCGAGTTATAAATCACGCTTAGGATTTACGTTGAGTGATAATTTGAATTATGGACCTGATTTCGTACCAGAAATTAAATTACAGTGGCTGGCCATTGATAAAGATAAAGTGGAGTCAACGGTATCTCAAAATATCGCAGTAAATGATTTGCTGCGTCAACAACTAGGCGATGCAACGTACCAATGTTTTGTAGATGAAATTGAGAAATCTGGCAAAGGTATAGAGGATGTCGAGATTATTCCTGTTCATCCATGGCAATTTGAACATGTAATACAAGTTGAATTGGCAGAGGAGTGGCTCAACGGAACGGTGCTATGGTTGGGTGAAAGTGATGAAGTATATCACCCTCAACAATCGATTCGAACTATGTCCCCGACAGATACATCGAAATATTATCTTAAAGTACCAATCAGTATAACGAATACATCTACGAAACGAGTATTGGCACCACACACAATTGAAAATGCTGCACAAATTACGGATTGGTTAAAGCATATTCAGCAAAAAGATACGTATTTAAGTGATGATTTAAAGACGGTTTTCTTAGGGGAAGTCTTAGGACAGTCTTATTTAAACACACAACTTTCATCTTATAAGCAAACGGAAATATACGGTGCACTTGGTGTGATATGGCGTGAAAATATTTATCATATGTTGAATGATGAAGAAGAAGCGATACCGTTTAATGCACTTTATGCAAGTGACAAAGATGATGTGCCACTCATTGAGTCATGGATAAAATCGTATGGTGCTGAGGCATGGATGAAACAATTTTTATCTGTTGCGGTTCGTCCAATGATTCATATGCTGTATTATCATGGCATTGCTTTTGAATCGCACGCACAAAATATGATGCTTATTCACAAAAATGGTTGGCCTACGCGAATTGCTTTAAAAGATTTTCATGATGGTGTTCGATTTAAACGTGAACATTTGAGTGAAACTGCTTCCCATTTGAAGTTAAAGCCAATGCCAGAAGCACATAAAAAAGTGAATAGTAATTCATTTATTGAAACAGATGATGAACGGTTAGTACGAGACTTTTTACATGATGCATTTTTCTTCATCAATATTGCTGAAATTATCTTATTTATTGAAAAACAATATGGTATCGATGAGAATCTGCAATGGCAATGGGTTAAAGCCATAATCGATTCATATCAAGAAGCATTTCCAGAGTTGAATAACTATCAACATTTCGATTTGTTTGAACCTACAATTCAAGTTGAAAAGCTAACGACACGTCGTTTGTTAAATGACTCGGAGTTGCGAATTCATCATGTTACCAATCCATTAGGTATAGGAGGTAGTGTTAATGCAACAACTATCCCTGAAAAATAG
- the sbnG gene encoding staphyloferrin B biosynthesis citrate synthase SbnG → MQQLSLKNRLNNGDSVYGIFNSIPDPLMIEIIAASGYDFVVIDTEHVAINDETLAHLIRAAEAAHIIPIVRVTAVIDRDIIKVLDMGARGIIVPHVKDRETVEHIVKLSRYYPQGLRSLNGGRMARFGRIPLLDTMEMANEHIMVIAMIEDVEGVMAIEDIAQVEGLDMIVEGAADLSQSLGMPWKTRDEKVTSHVQHIFEVANAYGKHFCALPREDEDIAKWRSQGVQTFILGDDRGKIYRHFSATLATSKQKGVKD, encoded by the coding sequence ATGCAACAACTATCCCTGAAAAATAGATTGAACAATGGTGATTCAGTTTATGGCATTTTTAATTCCATACCAGATCCACTGATGATAGAAATTATTGCTGCAAGTGGTTATGACTTTGTTGTGATTGATACAGAACACGTAGCGATTAATGATGAGACACTGGCGCATTTAATTCGTGCAGCTGAAGCAGCACATATTATTCCAATTGTTCGTGTCACTGCAGTTATAGATAGGGACATCATTAAAGTGTTAGATATGGGCGCAAGAGGTATTATCGTGCCACATGTGAAAGATCGTGAGACAGTTGAACATATCGTTAAGCTTAGTCGTTATTACCCGCAAGGTTTGAGAAGTTTAAATGGTGGACGTATGGCTAGATTTGGACGCATACCATTACTTGATACTATGGAAATGGCTAATGAACATATCATGGTGATTGCTATGATTGAAGATGTTGAAGGGGTTATGGCCATTGAAGATATAGCACAAGTTGAAGGTTTAGACATGATAGTCGAAGGTGCAGCAGATTTATCTCAGTCACTTGGTATGCCATGGAAAACCAGAGATGAAAAGGTAACGTCACACGTCCAACATATATTTGAAGTTGCAAATGCATATGGTAAACATTTTTGTGCGTTACCGCGTGAAGATGAAGATATTGCAAAATGGCGTTCACAAGGTGTACAAACATTTATTTTAGGTGATGATCGAGGAAAAATATATCGTCATTTTTCAGCAACTTTAGCGACGTCTAAGCAGAAAGGGGTTAAAGATTAA
- the sbnH gene encoding staphyloferrin B biosynthesis decarboxylase SbnH translates to MRVVQPVIEQLKAQRHPVCHYIYDLVGLAQHLQRITSSLPSNCHMYYAMKANSERTILDTISQYVEGFEVASQGEIAKGLAFKPANHIIFGGPGKTDEELRYAVSEGIQRIHVESIYELQRLNAILEEEQKTQHILLRVNLAGPFPNATLHMAGRPTQFGISEDEVDDVIEAALAMSNIHLDGFHFHSISNNLDANLHVDVMKLYFEKAKAWSEKHQFSLKHINLGGGIGVNYADLTSQFEWDNFVERFKKLIVEQDMEDVTLNFECGRFIVAHIGYYATEVLDIKKVHGAWYAILRGGTQQFRLPVSWQHNHPFEIYRCKDNPYPFEKVSISRQDTTLVGQLCTPKDVFAREVQIDAMSTGDVIIFKYAGAYGWSISHHDFLSHPHPEFIYLTQTKEDE, encoded by the coding sequence ATGCGTGTGGTTCAACCAGTTATCGAACAATTAAAAGCACAACGTCATCCAGTTTGTCATTATATTTATGATTTAGTCGGATTGGCGCAACATTTACAACGCATTACATCATCATTGCCGAGTAATTGTCATATGTACTATGCAATGAAAGCAAATAGTGAACGAACAATCCTAGATACAATCAGTCAATATGTTGAAGGATTTGAAGTTGCATCTCAAGGTGAAATAGCAAAAGGTCTTGCTTTTAAACCAGCAAATCATATTATTTTTGGTGGCCCTGGTAAGACAGACGAGGAACTAAGATATGCAGTAAGCGAAGGTATTCAACGAATTCATGTTGAGAGTATATATGAATTACAACGTTTAAATGCAATTTTAGAAGAAGAACAGAAAACACAACATATATTATTGCGTGTTAATTTAGCAGGACCCTTCCCAAATGCAACGTTGCATATGGCAGGTCGACCAACACAATTTGGTATTTCCGAAGACGAAGTGGATGATGTCATTGAAGCAGCACTAGCAATGTCAAATATACATCTTGATGGCTTTCATTTTCATTCCATTTCTAACAATTTAGATGCAAATTTACATGTTGATGTAATGAAACTTTATTTTGAAAAAGCAAAGGCATGGTCTGAAAAACATCAATTTTCACTCAAACATATCAACCTTGGTGGTGGTATAGGTGTAAACTATGCGGATTTAACTAGCCAATTTGAGTGGGATAATTTTGTAGAACGTTTTAAGAAATTAATTGTTGAACAAGATATGGAAGATGTAACGCTGAACTTTGAATGTGGACGTTTTATTGTGGCGCATATTGGATACTATGCGACAGAAGTTCTAGATATTAAGAAAGTACATGGTGCATGGTATGCCATTTTAAGAGGTGGTACGCAACAATTTAGACTACCGGTATCATGGCAGCATAACCATCCTTTTGAAATTTATCGTTGTAAGGATAATCCATATCCATTTGAAAAAGTTTCAATTTCGAGACAGGACACAACATTAGTCGGACAGTTATGTACACCGAAAGATGTCTTTGCAAGAGAAGTCCAGATAGACGCAATGAGTACAGGCGATGTTATCATTTTCAAATATGCAGGTGCATACGGATGGTCTATTTCACATCATGATTTCTTAAGCCACCCACATCCCGAATTTATTTATTTAACGCAAACAAAGGAGGATGAATAA
- the sbnI gene encoding bifunctional transcriptional regulator/O-phospho-L-serine synthase SbnI: MNHIHEHLKLVPVDKIDLHETFEPLRLEKTKSSIEADGFIRHPILVTPMQHGRYMVIDGVHRYTSLKELGCKKVPVQEIHETQYSISTWQHKVPFGVWWENLQQEHRLPWTTETRQEAPFITMCHGDTEQYLYTKDLGEAHFQVWEKVVASYSGCCSVERIAQGTYPCLNQQDVLMKYQPLSYKEIEAVVHKGETVPAGVTRFNISGRCLNLQVPLSLLKQDDDVEQLRNWKQFLADKFANMRCYTEKVYLVEQ, encoded by the coding sequence TTGAATCATATTCATGAACATTTAAAATTGGTACCAGTAGATAAAATTGATCTTCACGAAACATTCGAACCTTTAAGATTGGAAAAAACGAAAAGTAGTATTGAGGCAGATGGCTTTATACGTCATCCGATTTTAGTGACTCCGATGCAGCATGGTCGATATATGGTTATTGATGGTGTCCATCGATACACAAGTTTGAAAGAATTAGGGTGTAAGAAAGTTCCAGTGCAAGAAATCCATGAGACGCAATACTCAATTAGTACGTGGCAACATAAAGTACCATTTGGAGTATGGTGGGAAAATTTACAACAAGAACATCGTTTGCCTTGGACTACTGAGACAAGACAAGAAGCGCCATTCATTACAATGTGTCATGGTGATACAGAGCAATATTTGTATACAAAAGATTTAGGTGAAGCACATTTTCAAGTATGGGAAAAGGTTGTCGCAAGTTACAGCGGTTGTTGTTCTGTAGAAAGAATTGCGCAAGGTACATATCCTTGCCTTAATCAGCAAGATGTACTCATGAAGTATCAACCATTAAGTTATAAAGAAATTGAAGCGGTTGTTCATAAAGGAGAAACTGTGCCAGCAGGTGTGACACGCTTTAATATTTCAGGACGTTGCCTTAATCTTCAAGTACCACTGTCATTACTTAAACAAGATGATGATGTTGAACAACTGCGTAATTGGAAACAGTTTTTAGCAGATAAGTTTGCTAATATGAGATGCTATACTGAAAAAGTATACTTGGTGGAGCAATAG
- a CDS encoding (S)-acetoin forming diacetyl reductase gives MTNNKVALVTGGAQGIGFKIAERLVEDGFKVAVVDFNEEGAKEAALKLSSDGSKAIAIKADVSNRDDVFNAVRQTAAQFGDFHVMVNNAGLGPTTPIDTITEEQFKTVYGVNVAGVLWGIQAAHEQFKKFNHGGKIINATSQAGVEGNPGLSLYCSTKFAVRGLTQVAAQDLASEGITVNAFAPGIVQTPMMESIAVATAEEAGKPEEWGWEQFTSQIALGRVSQPEDVSNVVSFLAGKDSDYITGQTIIVDGGMRFR, from the coding sequence ATGACAAATAACAAAGTAGCATTAGTAACTGGCGGAGCACAAGGGATTGGTTTTAAAATCGCTGAACGTTTAGTGGAAGATGGTTTTAAAGTAGCAGTTGTCGATTTCAATGAGGAAGGTGCAAAAGAAGCGGCACTTAAATTATCAAGTGATGGTTCAAAAGCTATTGCTATTAAAGCAGATGTATCAAATCGTGATGATGTCTTTAATGCGGTAAGACAAACTGCAGCACAATTTGGTGACTTCCATGTTATGGTTAACAACGCTGGTCTTGGACCAACAACACCGATTGATACTATTACTGAAGAACAATTTAAAACAGTTTATGGTGTTAACGTTGCAGGTGTGTTATGGGGTATTCAAGCAGCACATGAACAATTTAAAAAATTTAATCATGGCGGTAAAATTATTAATGCAACATCTCAAGCAGGTGTAGAAGGAAATCCAGGTTTATCATTATACTGTAGTACAAAATTTGCGGTTCGTGGTTTAACTCAAGTAGCTGCACAAGATTTAGCTTCTGAAGGTATTACTGTAAATGCTTTCGCACCTGGTATTGTACAAACACCAATGATGGAAAGTATTGCAGTGGCAACTGCTGAAGAAGCAGGTAAACCTGAAGAATGGGGCTGGGAACAATTTACTAGTCAAATTGCATTAGGAAGAGTTTCTCAACCTGAAGATGTATCAAATGTAGTCAGCTTTTTAGCAGGAAAAGATTCTGATTATATTACTGGACAAACAATTATTGTTGATGGCGGTATGAGATTCCGTTAA
- a CDS encoding NAD-dependent epimerase/dehydratase family protein, with protein MEDVERVLITGGAGFIGSHLVDFLQQDYDVYVLDNYRTGKRENIKNLAEDHVFELDIRDYSAVKQIMKTYQFEYVIHLAALVSVAESVEKPILSQEINVVATLRLLETIKIYNRNIKRFIFASSAAVYGNLPDLPKNDQSLILPLSPYAIDKYYGERTTLNYCSLYNIPTSVVKFFNVFGPRQDPKSQYSGVISKMFDSFEHDKPFTFFGDGLQTRDFVYVYDVVQSVRLIMEHKDAIGRGFNIGTGTFTNLLEVYRIIGELYGKSVEHDFKEARKGDIKHSYADITHLKALGFVPKYTVETGLKDYFNFEVDNIEEVTKKEVEMS; from the coding sequence GTGGAAGATGTGGAAAGAGTTTTAATAACTGGTGGGGCTGGTTTTATAGGTTCTCATTTAGTAGATTTTTTACAACAAGACTATGATGTTTATGTTCTAGATAATTATAGAACGGGCAAACGAGAAAATATAAAAAACTTGGCCGAAGATCATGTCTTTGAACTTGATATTCGTGATTATAGTGCAGTAAAGCAAATCATGAAAACATATCAATTTGAATATGTAATTCATTTAGCAGCTTTAGTAAGTGTTGCTGAGTCTGTTGAAAAGCCTATTTTATCTCAAGAAATTAATGTCGTTGCAACATTAAGATTATTAGAAACCATTAAAATATATAATCGCAATATTAAACGCTTTATCTTTGCATCATCAGCGGCAGTTTATGGTAATCTTCCTGATTTACCTAAGAATGATCAATCGTTAATTTTACCGTTGTCGCCTTATGCAATTGATAAATATTATGGAGAGCGAACAACATTGAATTATTGTTCCCTCTATAATATTCCAACATCAGTTGTTAAATTTTTTAATGTATTTGGACCGAGACAAGATCCTAAATCACAATATTCAGGTGTAATTTCAAAAATGTTCGATTCATTTGAGCATGATAAACCATTTACGTTTTTTGGGGATGGCTTACAAACAAGAGACTTTGTATATGTATATGATGTTGTTCAATCGGTACGTTTAATTATGGAGCATAAAGATGCAATTGGACGTGGATTCAATATTGGTACAGGAACATTTACAAATTTATTAGAAGTATATCGAATTATTGGGGAATTATATGGTAAGTCTGTCGAGCATGATTTTAAAGAAGCAAGAAAAGGAGATATTAAGCATTCTTATGCAGATATTACTCATTTAAAAGCATTAGGGTTTGTTCCTAAATACACAGTAGAAACTGGTTTGAAGGATTACTTTAATTTTGAGGTAGATAATATTGAAGAAGTTACGAAAAAAGAAGTGGAAATGTCATAA
- a CDS encoding sugar transferase produces the protein MKKLRKKKWKCHKSINEDLHINKEYDYQRKLDALEEVHKAYFPIKRTIDLVLSIILLCLTFPIMVIFAVAIVIDSPGNPIYSQVRVGKMGKLIKIYKLRSMCKNAEKNGAQWADKDDDRITNVGKFIRKTRIDELPQLINVVKGEMSFIGPRPERPEFVELFSSEVKGFEQRCLVTPGLTGLAQIQGGYDLTPEQKLNYDMKYIHKGSMMMELYISVRTLMVVITGEGSR, from the coding sequence TTGAAGAAGTTACGAAAAAAGAAGTGGAAATGTCATAAAAGTATTAATGAAGATTTACATATTAATAAAGAATATGACTATCAAAGAAAATTAGATGCGCTAGAAGAAGTACATAAAGCATATTTCCCAATCAAACGTACAATCGATTTAGTATTAAGTATTATTTTATTATGTTTAACATTTCCAATTATGGTTATTTTTGCAGTCGCGATTGTTATAGACTCTCCTGGAAACCCTATTTATAGTCAGGTTCGAGTTGGGAAAATGGGTAAATTAATAAAAATTTATAAATTACGTTCAATGTGCAAAAACGCAGAAAAAAATGGTGCACAGTGGGCTGATAAAGATGATGATCGTATAACAAATGTAGGTAAGTTCATTCGTAAAACACGAATTGATGAATTACCACAATTAATCAATGTAGTTAAAGGAGAAATGAGTTTTATAGGCCCTCGTCCAGAACGTCCGGAATTTGTAGAATTATTTAGTTCAGAAGTTAAAGGTTTTGAGCAAAGATGTCTTGTTACACCAGGATTAACAGGACTTGCACAGATTCAAGGTGGATATGACTTAACACCAGAACAAAAACTAAACTATGACATGAAATATATACATAAAGGTAGCATGATGATGGAATTGTACATATCAGTTAGGACACTTATGGTTGTTATAACAGGGGAGGGCTCAAGGTAG
- a CDS encoding glycosyltransferase family 4 protein has translation MKIIYCITKADNGGAQTHLIQLANHFCLHHDVYVIVGDHGPMIEQLDTRVKVIVVDHLVGPIDIKQDILAIKALTQLFSKVQPDVIHLHSSKAGTVGRIANLFSKSKGARVIFTAHGWAFTEGVKLVKKIIYLTIERLMSRITDCIICVSKFDEKLAVKYRFNRLKLTTIHNGIADVPVVKQTYKNHIQDTLIEVDGVVGAPINSNGIQVERPSQHQFVMIARFAYPKLQQNLIAAIAILKSQYRKHAHFTFIGDGPTLNDCKQQVSQAGLDNDVTFLGNVINASNLLSQYDTFILISKHEGLPISIIEAMATGLPVIASRVGGITELLTNNGICVKNNQPETIAKVLEKYLTDGDYDTLSKQSRKRYLECFTEAKMIKEVEDVYNGKSTQ, from the coding sequence TTGAAAATTATATATTGTATAACTAAAGCAGATAATGGTGGTGCACAAACACACCTCATACAACTTGCGAATCATTTTTGCTTACATCATGATGTTTATGTCATTGTAGGTGACCATGGACCAATGATTGAACAGCTAGATACAAGAGTAAAGGTGATTGTCGTTGATCATTTAGTAGGTCCTATTGATATTAAGCAAGACATATTAGCGATTAAAGCATTAACACAACTATTCTCGAAGGTTCAACCGGATGTCATACATTTACATTCTTCAAAAGCTGGTACAGTAGGTCGTATTGCAAACCTTTTTTCAAAGTCAAAAGGTGCACGCGTAATATTTACAGCGCATGGTTGGGCATTTACAGAAGGCGTTAAATTAGTTAAAAAAATTATATATTTGACGATTGAAAGATTAATGTCACGTATTACAGATTGCATTATTTGTGTTTCAAAATTTGATGAAAAATTAGCTGTGAAGTATCGATTTAATCGATTGAAATTAACTACAATACATAATGGCATTGCCGACGTTCCAGTTGTAAAGCAGACATACAAAAATCATATTCAAGATACATTAATAGAGGTAGATGGAGTAGTTGGAGCTCCAATAAATTCAAATGGTATTCAAGTTGAGCGACCATCACAGCATCAATTTGTCATGATTGCACGGTTTGCTTATCCAAAATTACAACAGAATTTAATTGCAGCCATAGCGATTTTAAAATCACAGTACAGAAAGCATGCACATTTTACATTTATAGGAGATGGACCGACATTAAATGATTGTAAGCAACAAGTGTCACAAGCTGGTTTAGATAATGATGTCACATTTTTAGGAAATGTCATTAACGCGAGCAATTTATTATCACAATATGACACGTTTATTTTAATAAGCAAGCACGAAGGATTGCCAATTAGCATTATCGAAGCTATGGCTACAGGGTTACCCGTTATTGCAAGTCGTGTGGGTGGTATTACTGAATTACTAACGAATAATGGCATATGTGTCAAAAATAATCAACCAGAGACGATTGCTAAAGTATTGGAGAAATATTTAACAGATGGTGATTATGACACATTGAGTAAACAATCGAGAAAACGTTATTTAGAATGTTTTACTGAGGCGAAAATGATTAAAGAAGTGGAAGACGTTTATAATGGAAAATCAACACAATAG
- a CDS encoding O-antigen ligase family protein yields MENQHNSKYLTLLLIGLSIFIQQSSVIAGVNVSIADFITLLILVYLLFFANHLLKANHFLQFFIILYTYRMIMTLILLFFDDLIFITVKEVLASTVKYAFVVIYFYLGMIIFRLGNSKKVIVTSYIISSVTIGLFCIIAGLNKSPILMKLLYFDEIRSKGLMNDPNYFAMTQIITLVLAYKYIHNYIFKFIACAILLWSLTTTGSKTAFIILIVLAIYFFIKKLFSRNAISVISMLVIMLILLCFTFYNINYYLFQLSDLDALPSLDRMASIFEEGFASLNDSGSERSVVWINAISVIKYTLGFGVGLVDYVHIGSQINGILLVAHNTYLQIFAEWGILFGALFIIYLLYLLFELFRFNISGKNVTAIVVMLTMLIYFLTVSFNNSRYVAFILGIIVFIVQYEKMERDRNEE; encoded by the coding sequence ATGGAAAATCAACACAATAGTAAATATCTCACATTGTTACTTATCGGTTTATCGATATTCATTCAGCAATCTTCGGTTATTGCTGGTGTGAATGTATCTATAGCTGACTTTATTACATTACTAATATTAGTTTATTTACTTTTTTTCGCTAACCATTTATTAAAAGCAAATCATTTTTTACAGTTTTTCATTATTTTGTATACATATCGTATGATAATGACGCTAATATTACTATTTTTTGATGATTTGATTTTTATTACGGTTAAAGAAGTACTAGCTTCTACAGTTAAATATGCATTTGTAGTCATATACTTCTATTTAGGTATGATTATTTTTAGATTAGGTAACAGCAAAAAAGTAATCGTTACATCTTATATTATTAGTAGTGTCACAATCGGGTTGTTTTGCATAATTGCCGGTTTGAATAAGTCGCCAATACTAATGAAATTACTTTATTTTGATGAAATTCGCTCGAAAGGATTAATGAATGATCCTAACTATTTTGCGATGACACAAATTATTACATTAGTGCTCGCATACAAGTATATTCATAATTACATATTTAAGTTTATTGCGTGTGCCATTCTACTTTGGTCTTTAACAACTACAGGTTCTAAGACAGCATTTATTATTTTAATCGTCCTTGCGATTTATTTCTTTATTAAAAAGTTATTTAGTAGGAATGCAATAAGTGTTATTAGTATGTTGGTTATTATGTTGATATTACTTTGTTTCACATTTTATAACATTAACTATTATTTATTCCAATTGAGTGATCTTGATGCGTTGCCGTCATTAGATCGAATGGCCTCTATTTTTGAAGAAGGATTTGCATCATTAAATGATAGTGGGTCTGAACGAAGTGTTGTATGGATCAATGCCATTTCAGTAATCAAATACACTTTAGGGTTCGGCGTTGGTTTAGTTGACTATGTACATATTGGATCGCAAATTAATGGTATTTTGCTCGTTGCACATAATACATATTTACAAATTTTTGCTGAATGGGGCATTTTATTCGGTGCTTTATTTATCATCTATTTACTGTACTTACTATTTGAATTATTTAGATTTAACATTTCTGGTAAAAATGTAACAGCAATTGTCGTAATGCTGACAATGTTAATTTACTTTTTAACTGTATCATTCAATAACTCTAGGTATGTCGCTTTTATTTTAGGAATTATCGTCTTTATTGTTCAATATGAAAAGATGGAAAGGGATCGTAATGAAGAGTGA